The following are encoded together in the Neomonachus schauinslandi chromosome 15, ASM220157v2, whole genome shotgun sequence genome:
- the WNT3 gene encoding proto-oncogene Wnt-3 isoform X1: protein MEPHLLGLLLGLLLCGTRVLAGYPIWWSLALGQQYTSLGSQPLLCGSIPGLVPKQLRFCRNYIEIMPSVAEGVKLGIQECQHQFRGRRWNCTTIDDSLAIFGPVLDKATRESAFVHAIASAGVAFAVTRSCAEGTSTICGCDSHHKGPPGEGWKWGGCSEDADFGVLVSREFADARENRPDARSAMNKHNNEAGRTTILDHMHLKCKCHGLSGSCEVKTCWWAQPDFRAIGDFLKDKYDSASEMVVEKHRESRGWVETLRAKYALFKPPTERDLVYYENSPNFCEPNPETGSFGTRDRTCNVTSHGIDGCDLLCCGRGHNTRTEKRKEKCHCIFHWCCYVSCQECIRIYDVHTCKALGTGEVCGWADSPKSHGKQDLEPGSALSTRQQGTQTVARRPCGK, encoded by the exons GTCCCTGGCCCTGGGCCAGCAGTACACATCCCTGGGCTCACAGCCCCTGCTctgcggctccatcccaggcctggTCCCCAAGCAACTGCGCTTCTGCCGGAATTACATCGAAATCATGCCCAGCGTGGCCGAGGGCGTGAAGCTGGGCATCCAGGAGTGCCAGCACCAGTTCCGGGGCCGCCGCTGGAACTGCACCACCATAGACGACAGCCTGGCCATCTTCGGGCCCGTCCTGGACAAAG CCACCCGCGAGTCGGCCTTCGTGCACGCCATCGCCTCTGCCGGCGTGGCCTTCGCCGTCACGCGCTCCTGTGCTGAGGGCACCTCCACCATCTGCGGCTGCGACTCGCACCACAAGGGGCCACCTGGCGAGGGCTGGAAGTGGGGCGGCTGCAGCGAGGACGCCGACTTCGGGGTGCTCGTGTCCCGGGAGTTCGCGGACGCGCGCGAGAACAGGCCGGACGCGCGCTCGGCCATGAACAAGCACAACAACGAGGCGGGCCGCACG aCCATCCTGGACCACATGCACCTCAAATGCAAGTGCCACGGGCTGTCGGGCAGCTGTGAGGTCAAGACCTGCTGGTGGGCCCAACCCGACTTCCGCGCTATCGGCGACTTCCTCAAGGACAAGTACGACAGCGCCTCGGAGATGGTGGTGGAGAAGCACCGCGAATCCCGCGGCTGGGTGGAGACCCTCCGGGCCAAGTACGCGCTGTTCAAGCCGCCCACCGAGAGGGACCTGGTCTACTATGAGAACTCCCCCAACTTCTGCGAGCCCAACCCCGAGACGGGCTCCTTTGGCACCAGGGACCGGACTTGCAATGTCACTTCCCACGGCATCGATGGCTGCGACCTGCTGTGCTGTGGCCGCGGCCACAACACGAGGACGGAGAAGCGGAAGGAGAAATGCCACTGCATCTTCCACTGGTGCTGCTACGTGAGCTGCCAGGAGTGCATCCGCATCTACGATGTGCACACCTGCAA GGCACTGGGAACGGGTGAAGTGTGTGGCTGGGCAGATTCACCGAAGTCCCATGGGAAGCAGGACCTGGAGCCGGGCTCAGCGCTCAGCACCAGGCAGCAAGGAACCCAGACTGTTGCCAGACGCCCGTGCGGTAAATGA
- the WNT3 gene encoding proto-oncogene Wnt-3 isoform X2 codes for MEPHLLGLLLGLLLCGTRVLAGYPIWWSLALGQQYTSLGSQPLLCGSIPGLVPKQLRFCRNYIEIMPSVAEGVKLGIQECQHQFRGRRWNCTTIDDSLAIFGPVLDKATRESAFVHAIASAGVAFAVTRSCAEGTSTICGCDSHHKGPPGEGWKWGGCSEDADFGVLVSREFADARENRPDARSAMNKHNNEAGRTTILDHMHLKCKCHGLSGSCEVKTCWWAQPDFRAIGDFLKDKYDSASEMVVEKHRESRGWVETLRAKYALFKPPTERDLVYYENSPNFCEPNPETGSFGTRDRTCNVTSHGIDGCDLLCCGRGHNTRTEKRKEKCHCIFHWCCYVSCQECIRIYDVHTCK; via the exons GTCCCTGGCCCTGGGCCAGCAGTACACATCCCTGGGCTCACAGCCCCTGCTctgcggctccatcccaggcctggTCCCCAAGCAACTGCGCTTCTGCCGGAATTACATCGAAATCATGCCCAGCGTGGCCGAGGGCGTGAAGCTGGGCATCCAGGAGTGCCAGCACCAGTTCCGGGGCCGCCGCTGGAACTGCACCACCATAGACGACAGCCTGGCCATCTTCGGGCCCGTCCTGGACAAAG CCACCCGCGAGTCGGCCTTCGTGCACGCCATCGCCTCTGCCGGCGTGGCCTTCGCCGTCACGCGCTCCTGTGCTGAGGGCACCTCCACCATCTGCGGCTGCGACTCGCACCACAAGGGGCCACCTGGCGAGGGCTGGAAGTGGGGCGGCTGCAGCGAGGACGCCGACTTCGGGGTGCTCGTGTCCCGGGAGTTCGCGGACGCGCGCGAGAACAGGCCGGACGCGCGCTCGGCCATGAACAAGCACAACAACGAGGCGGGCCGCACG aCCATCCTGGACCACATGCACCTCAAATGCAAGTGCCACGGGCTGTCGGGCAGCTGTGAGGTCAAGACCTGCTGGTGGGCCCAACCCGACTTCCGCGCTATCGGCGACTTCCTCAAGGACAAGTACGACAGCGCCTCGGAGATGGTGGTGGAGAAGCACCGCGAATCCCGCGGCTGGGTGGAGACCCTCCGGGCCAAGTACGCGCTGTTCAAGCCGCCCACCGAGAGGGACCTGGTCTACTATGAGAACTCCCCCAACTTCTGCGAGCCCAACCCCGAGACGGGCTCCTTTGGCACCAGGGACCGGACTTGCAATGTCACTTCCCACGGCATCGATGGCTGCGACCTGCTGTGCTGTGGCCGCGGCCACAACACGAGGACGGAGAAGCGGAAGGAGAAATGCCACTGCATCTTCCACTGGTGCTGCTACGTGAGCTGCCAGGAGTGCATCCGCATCTACGATGTGCACACCTGCAAGTAG